A genomic segment from Desulfonatronum lacustre DSM 10312 encodes:
- a CDS encoding ribbon-helix-helix protein, CopG family: MSSTLTIRLPDDTAQRLKALAKSRGLSTNKLIEELSAHALAAWDTENHFRALAATGDVNRALEILERLDAEDNQAGA; the protein is encoded by the coding sequence ATGAGCAGTACATTGACGATCCGTTTGCCCGACGATACGGCGCAGCGCCTGAAGGCGCTTGCCAAGAGCCGTGGCTTGAGCACGAACAAGCTGATTGAGGAGTTGAGCGCGCATGCGCTGGCGGCCTGGGATACGGAAAACCATTTTCGGGCCTTGGCGGCGACGGGTGATGTGAACCGGGCGCTGGAGATTCTGGAGCGGCTGGACGCCGAGGATAATCAGGCAGGTGCATAG
- a CDS encoding PIN domain-containing protein: MVIDTNVFVAGLRSARGASREVLRRALTGRYEPLFGNALWLEYRVLLDRPVWGDATSATERLGVLAALAQRGRWVTIYYGWRPSLPDEADNHLIELALAANAEAIVTHNVRDVGCGELRLGSLRILTPAQCLEEWP, translated from the coding sequence ATGGTGATTGACACGAATGTTTTCGTGGCGGGTTTGCGTTCGGCACGGGGCGCTTCGCGTGAGGTGTTGCGACGTGCGTTGACGGGGCGTTATGAGCCTTTGTTCGGCAACGCGCTGTGGCTTGAGTATCGCGTTTTGCTGGATCGCCCGGTGTGGGGCGACGCAACTTCGGCGACGGAGCGTCTTGGGGTTTTGGCGGCTCTGGCGCAACGCGGCCGTTGGGTCACAATTTATTACGGCTGGCGGCCAAGCTTGCCGGACGAGGCCGACAATCACCTGATCGAGTTGGCCTTGGCGGCTAATGCCGAGGCGATTGTTACGCATAATGTGCGGGATGTTGGCTGTGGCGAGTTGCGCCTCGGCTCGCTGCGCATCCTGACGCCCGCGCAATGTTTGGAGGAATGGCCATGA
- a CDS encoding DUF1566 domain-containing protein, with amino-acid sequence MKTMSRNIFGTAAVALIFCLAMLFISSTSFAEQCVDNGDGTVTDNNIGLMWQQGLSAGEWTRAMHTADIKIGGHSDWRLPSKGELINLYNSACKSMMVVRNEGYWSSAPYKNASAWVIDFSNGSMRYEMAYKYHFIRYVRNAR; translated from the coding sequence ATGAAAACAATGTCCAGGAATATCTTTGGAACAGCGGCAGTGGCGCTCATTTTCTGTCTGGCAATGCTGTTTATCTCTTCCACATCTTTTGCCGAGCAGTGCGTGGACAACGGAGATGGAACCGTGACGGACAACAATATAGGGCTTATGTGGCAACAAGGTCTATCTGCTGGTGAATGGACTCGTGCAATGCATACTGCTGATATTAAAATTGGTGGTCATTCTGACTGGCGACTACCAAGCAAAGGAGAATTAATCAATCTTTACAATTCAGCTTGTAAATCTATGATGGTTGTAAGAAATGAAGGTTATTGGTCATCTGCGCCATATAAAAATGCTTCTGCATGGGTCATTGATTTCAGCAATGGCAGCATGCGCTATGAAATGGCTTATAAATATCATTTTATACGATATGTTCGTAATGCACGCTAA
- a CDS encoding SLC26A/SulP transporter family protein — translation MAKPSFLPRDILTDLGSPKALAGISIGLVISLMAIVIQISLAAMIFSGPLESHAQRGMGLTLAGGAVLLAVTALFSGFRPNVNLPQDAPVAIFTGAAAGIAATLGAGHTEEAFITVVAALMLSTLATAAFFFLAAKKRLADYVRFIPYPVVAGFLAGTGWLLTKGSLEVMTGISLSWNALPSLLSRDILPFWTPGVVYAGLLFFGLRRWSHFLILPGSMVVALVLYHAALPLLGLDMAQARELGLLFASFSSTNIWPPFAPMDLQHVQWAALVREIPTLAVIPFIALLGLLLNTGGIELAARRDLDLNRELLVSSGGNALAALTGSHAGYSALSLSMLGFKTGADTRIVGLTAALVLTGTLLFGGQVLTIFPKALLGGFLLLIGLFFISDWIVDTRKRMPRADYAVVLAVFASIGVFGYLHGVLLGLLATVALFTAKISRIPAITADSTVARSRSRKSRPIPHQHLLSVHGHGARLFKLNGFLFFGSVNSLTTSVMQALHDDATHSILVDFRDVSGFDVSAVNNFVRLAQRMSSRNVAFLLAAPPDLFTDLLRQIGGEELTRSYRIFPDANAALEWCEDDIIHSAHAAMTEQSDQAKRDRDELFDTVADDLLSELDRQERIENLLDTIGPYLESRNFAPGQTLLNQGDLGPGMMFVRQGAVLERITDASGSSSTLRTLGPGTFFSEPAAYGPWRSPHGYQAESAAQIALLTPKAFLELETIAPEAARTIHRLVVAALVATLGTDIRPQEWKP, via the coding sequence ATGGCCAAACCATCGTTCTTACCAAGGGATATTCTAACTGACCTGGGATCGCCCAAGGCCCTGGCCGGCATCAGCATCGGGCTGGTCATCAGCCTGATGGCGATCGTGATCCAAATTTCCTTGGCCGCGATGATCTTTTCCGGCCCATTGGAATCCCACGCCCAGCGCGGCATGGGGTTGACTCTGGCCGGGGGCGCGGTGCTGCTCGCGGTAACGGCCCTGTTCAGCGGTTTTCGTCCCAACGTCAACCTGCCGCAAGATGCTCCGGTGGCCATATTTACCGGAGCGGCGGCGGGGATCGCCGCCACCTTGGGCGCGGGACACACGGAAGAGGCCTTCATCACCGTGGTGGCGGCCCTGATGCTTTCCACCCTGGCCACGGCCGCCTTTTTCTTCCTGGCCGCGAAAAAAAGGCTGGCCGACTACGTTCGGTTCATCCCTTACCCGGTGGTGGCCGGCTTTCTCGCCGGGACCGGATGGCTGCTGACCAAGGGCAGCCTGGAGGTGATGACCGGAATCTCCCTGTCGTGGAACGCCCTGCCGTCCTTGTTGTCCCGAGATATCCTCCCGTTTTGGACGCCTGGGGTCGTCTACGCCGGGCTGCTGTTTTTTGGCCTGCGCCGCTGGTCTCACTTCCTGATCCTCCCCGGTTCCATGGTCGTCGCCTTGGTTCTCTACCATGCGGCCCTCCCGCTCCTCGGCCTGGACATGGCCCAAGCCCGGGAACTCGGACTGTTGTTCGCGTCCTTCTCCTCGACCAATATCTGGCCTCCATTCGCCCCGATGGATCTGCAACATGTCCAGTGGGCCGCGCTTGTCCGAGAAATTCCCACCTTGGCCGTCATCCCGTTCATCGCCCTACTCGGTCTGTTGTTGAACACCGGAGGCATCGAGTTGGCCGCCCGTCGCGATCTGGACCTGAACCGGGAGCTGCTGGTCAGCAGCGGGGGCAACGCCCTGGCCGCCCTGACGGGATCCCATGCCGGGTACAGCGCGTTAAGCCTGTCCATGCTCGGTTTCAAAACCGGCGCGGATACACGCATCGTCGGACTGACCGCAGCGCTGGTCCTGACCGGGACGCTGCTCTTCGGCGGGCAGGTCCTGACCATTTTTCCCAAGGCCCTTCTGGGCGGCTTCCTGCTTCTGATCGGGTTGTTCTTCATATCCGACTGGATCGTGGATACCCGAAAGCGGATGCCTCGGGCGGACTACGCCGTGGTGCTCGCCGTCTTCGCGTCCATCGGCGTTTTCGGCTACCTCCATGGCGTCTTGCTGGGCCTTTTGGCCACGGTGGCCCTGTTCACGGCAAAAATCAGCCGCATCCCGGCCATCACGGCCGACTCCACGGTCGCCCGGAGCCGCAGCCGCAAGTCCCGGCCGATTCCTCACCAGCACCTGTTGAGCGTTCATGGGCACGGCGCCCGCCTGTTCAAACTCAACGGCTTTCTCTTTTTCGGCTCGGTGAACTCCTTGACCACGTCCGTCATGCAAGCATTGCACGATGACGCCACGCACTCCATTCTCGTTGATTTCCGGGATGTTTCCGGGTTCGACGTCTCCGCTGTCAACAATTTCGTCCGCTTGGCTCAACGAATGTCCTCCCGGAACGTCGCCTTCCTTCTCGCCGCCCCGCCGGACCTGTTCACGGACCTGCTCAGGCAAATCGGCGGGGAGGAACTGACCCGGTCATACAGAATCTTTCCCGACGCCAACGCGGCGTTGGAATGGTGCGAGGACGACATCATCCACTCCGCTCACGCCGCCATGACCGAACAATCGGATCAGGCCAAGCGCGACCGGGACGAACTCTTCGACACCGTGGCGGACGATCTGTTGTCTGAATTGGACCGTCAGGAACGAATCGAAAACCTGCTCGACACGATCGGCCCATACCTCGAATCTCGAAACTTCGCGCCGGGCCAAACGCTCCTCAACCAAGGCGATCTTGGTCCGGGAATGATGTTCGTGCGCCAAGGCGCGGTCCTGGAGCGAATTACGGACGCTTCGGGAAGCAGCAGCACGTTGCGGACTCTGGGACCGGGCACCTTTTTCAGCGAACCCGCCGCCTACGGCCCCTGGCGTTCTCCCCACGGCTACCAAGCCGAGTCCGCCGCACAAATCGCTCTGCTTACCCCGAAGGCGTTTCTGGAACTGGAAACAATCGCTCCCGAAGCGGCCCGGACAATCCATCGCCTGGTGGTCGCCGCTCTGGTCGCCACCCTCGGCACGGATATCCGGCCCCAGGAGTGGAAGCCCTGA
- a CDS encoding DUF2156 domain-containing protein — protein MPLEFQQITLQAQERYLALLDRCPQKTSDLSFANIFGWAEEYGLEWWFDENLVWLRQQNPEPLLWAPVGPWNDVDWAALWPRLANASFHRVPEELTEIWRKTFDEKMISSEARGQWDYVYSIPELIELKGNRFHKKKNLLHQFQRNYRAVYHPLDMDCVERVLEMQSNWCTWKECVDSDALEAENTAIERVLKEWDRIPGLMGGALEVEGEIVAYTVAEALTADTVVIHFEKGNTRFKGVYQAINNLFLADAASGFEYVNREQDLDDEGLRKAKLSYNPIRFLKKYGVRFVGAEQSAS, from the coding sequence ATGCCGCTTGAATTTCAGCAGATCACATTGCAAGCCCAGGAGCGCTACCTGGCTCTCCTGGACCGCTGTCCGCAAAAAACGTCGGACCTCAGTTTTGCCAATATTTTCGGATGGGCCGAGGAATACGGCCTGGAATGGTGGTTTGACGAGAATCTCGTCTGGCTGCGCCAACAAAACCCGGAGCCGTTGCTCTGGGCCCCCGTGGGACCCTGGAACGACGTGGACTGGGCCGCCCTCTGGCCGCGTCTGGCCAACGCCTCGTTTCATCGCGTTCCCGAGGAACTGACGGAAATATGGCGCAAGACGTTCGATGAAAAGATGATTTCGAGCGAGGCACGAGGGCAGTGGGACTATGTCTATTCCATCCCGGAACTGATTGAGCTCAAGGGCAATCGCTTTCACAAGAAAAAAAATCTGCTCCACCAGTTTCAGCGCAACTACCGAGCCGTCTACCATCCCCTGGACATGGACTGCGTGGAACGGGTGCTGGAGATGCAGTCCAACTGGTGCACCTGGAAGGAATGCGTCGACTCCGACGCTTTGGAAGCCGAAAACACGGCCATCGAGCGCGTGCTCAAGGAGTGGGACCGGATTCCGGGACTAATGGGCGGGGCTTTGGAGGTGGAAGGCGAGATCGTCGCGTATACCGTGGCCGAAGCGTTGACCGCCGACACCGTGGTCATTCACTTCGAAAAGGGCAATACGAGGTTCAAGGGCGTCTACCAGGCCATCAACAACCTGTTCCTGGCCGACGCGGCGAGCGGATTCGAATACGTCAACCGCGAGCAGGACCTGGACGACGAGGGCCTGCGCAAAGCCAAACTCTCCTACAATCCGATCCGCTTTCTGAAAAAATACGGAGTCCGCTTCGTCGGCGCGGAACAGTCGGCTTCATGA
- a CDS encoding Crp/Fnr family transcriptional regulator, translating to MPDDTTSLLSQSPVFQGLPESQIQALARIAEPITYRPGDLIFSEGDDAAGFFLVVSGQVKIYKMSFEGKEQVLHFVGPGEIFAEVPVYSGGAYPANADALRETRTLFFPRRAIRRLLANDPNLAMIMLADLSRRLRQLTKLVESLSLKESPARLAAYLLHAGEELTHADQVELDVTKGQLATLLGTTPETLSRTLKKMSETGLIAVQGRTIKLLNKTGLEQMATS from the coding sequence ATGCCTGACGACACCACCTCATTGCTCAGCCAAAGCCCGGTTTTCCAAGGACTTCCCGAGAGCCAGATTCAGGCTTTGGCCAGAATTGCCGAGCCCATAACCTATCGTCCCGGTGATCTGATCTTTTCGGAAGGCGATGACGCCGCGGGCTTTTTTCTCGTCGTTTCCGGACAGGTGAAGATCTATAAAATGTCCTTCGAGGGCAAGGAGCAGGTGCTCCACTTTGTCGGACCGGGTGAAATTTTTGCCGAAGTGCCGGTCTATTCCGGCGGCGCCTACCCGGCCAACGCGGACGCTCTGCGGGAAACCCGCACGCTTTTTTTCCCGAGGCGGGCCATCCGCCGCCTCCTGGCCAACGACCCGAACCTGGCCATGATCATGCTGGCCGATCTGTCCAGGCGGCTGCGACAGTTGACCAAGCTGGTGGAAAGTTTGTCCCTCAAGGAAAGTCCCGCCAGACTGGCCGCCTACCTGCTGCATGCCGGCGAGGAACTGACGCACGCGGACCAGGTGGAGTTGGACGTGACCAAAGGCCAGTTGGCCACCCTGCTGGGCACCACTCCGGAAACCCTCTCCCGGACCCTCAAAAAAATGTCGGAAACCGGATTGATCGCGGTTCAGGGCCGGACCATCAAGCTGTTGAATAAAACAGGTCTGGAGCAGATGGCCACAAGTTGA
- a CDS encoding WbuC family cupin fold metalloprotein has translation MTTRVALARLSSLATISGHDRFQAIGRHILEQKAEDAAQSARLREIHVLHAGDADPLHRMLNALQPGTYARPHRHLDPPKSEGFVILQGVAGIVLFAEHGADISEEYILLDQERGDLIADVRPGVWHTILALEPDTVLYEVKPGPYSPVTDKDFAPWTPAADSDAAGDYLRGLERRFRIAWGLE, from the coding sequence ATGACCACCCGGGTTGCCCTAGCCCGCCTGTCGTCCCTGGCCACGATCTCCGGGCATGATCGCTTTCAAGCCATCGGGCGGCACATCCTGGAGCAAAAGGCCGAAGACGCGGCCCAAAGCGCCCGTCTGCGCGAAATCCATGTCCTGCATGCGGGCGATGCCGATCCTCTGCACCGGATGCTCAATGCCTTGCAACCCGGAACCTACGCCAGACCCCACCGCCATCTCGATCCGCCCAAGTCCGAAGGGTTCGTGATTCTGCAAGGTGTGGCGGGCATCGTGCTGTTCGCGGAACACGGAGCGGATATATCGGAGGAGTATATTCTGTTGGATCAGGAGCGGGGGGATCTGATAGCCGACGTCCGGCCCGGCGTCTGGCACACCATCCTGGCCCTGGAACCGGACACCGTGCTGTATGAGGTCAAACCCGGACCTTATTCTCCGGTGACGGACAAGGATTTCGCGCCTTGGACCCCGGCGGCGGACAGCGACGCTGCGGGCGACTATCTGCGTGGGCTGGAACGGCGCTTCAGAATCGCTTGGGGACTTGAGTGA
- a CDS encoding peptidase U32 family protein produces MSSSPFRPELLAPAGNLSKLKVALRYGADAVYLGGPTLNLRAGAGGFGQEVLAQAVELARIADVRVYYCLNAFPLEADLDSVRNTLEMLGCMPHDSRVDGLIVADPGVFALARKFLPDMPLHVSTQANTGNSAAVGFWRDLGAKRVNLARELTLKDIRGVRRAVSERAPGMELEMFVHGAMCLALSGRCSLSAHLNARSANKGGCTQPCRFAYRPRALALTVEEQLRPGDVLWEVLEGEDFTAFFSPRDLCLVKYLPWLQRNGVNALKIEGRMRSAAYVALTCDVYRTALEDLGRGSYSPDRYLRELGAALHRPMDSGFFLPGAPAMTAKRWECGGDMTMVGHLLRQDGPGRWTTQVLDRWEATGPVELVLPGLRRPVLRPGEYGLENERGDAMCLAHPGQRVVLCCEHPECGSDIFLRQIQDRTRKQPR; encoded by the coding sequence ATGTCATCATCCCCGTTCCGTCCGGAACTGTTGGCCCCCGCGGGGAACCTCTCCAAGCTAAAGGTCGCGCTGCGTTACGGCGCGGACGCCGTTTACCTGGGCGGTCCGACCCTGAACCTCCGGGCCGGTGCCGGAGGCTTTGGCCAAGAGGTCTTGGCCCAGGCAGTGGAACTTGCCCGGATCGCAGACGTTCGGGTTTATTATTGTCTGAACGCTTTTCCTCTGGAGGCCGACCTGGATTCGGTCCGGAACACTCTGGAAATGCTTGGCTGTATGCCCCACGACAGCCGCGTTGACGGACTGATCGTGGCCGACCCCGGGGTTTTCGCCCTGGCCCGGAAGTTTTTGCCGGACATGCCCCTGCACGTCAGCACCCAGGCCAATACCGGCAACAGTGCGGCTGTAGGGTTCTGGCGGGATTTGGGGGCCAAGCGCGTCAATCTGGCTAGGGAGCTGACCCTGAAGGATATTCGCGGTGTACGGCGGGCCGTGTCCGAGAGAGCACCGGGCATGGAGCTGGAAATGTTCGTGCACGGAGCCATGTGTCTGGCCCTGTCCGGACGCTGCTCCCTCAGCGCCCACCTGAACGCCCGTTCGGCGAACAAGGGCGGCTGCACCCAGCCCTGCCGTTTCGCTTACAGGCCGCGCGCACTGGCTTTGACCGTGGAAGAGCAGCTTCGGCCCGGAGATGTCTTGTGGGAAGTGCTGGAGGGGGAGGACTTCACGGCTTTTTTCAGCCCCCGTGATCTGTGTCTGGTCAAATATTTGCCCTGGCTCCAACGCAACGGCGTCAATGCCCTGAAGATCGAGGGCCGGATGCGTTCCGCGGCGTATGTTGCGCTGACCTGCGACGTGTACCGTACGGCTTTGGAGGATTTGGGCCGAGGGAGTTATAGCCCGGACCGTTACCTGCGAGAACTCGGGGCCGCGTTGCACCGGCCCATGGATTCGGGCTTTTTCCTGCCCGGCGCTCCGGCCATGACGGCCAAGCGTTGGGAGTGCGGCGGCGACATGACCATGGTCGGACATTTGCTACGGCAGGATGGACCCGGACGCTGGACGACGCAGGTTCTGGATCGTTGGGAAGCGACCGGCCCCGTGGAATTGGTCCTGCCTGGCTTGCGTCGGCCGGTGCTGCGGCCCGGAGAGTACGGTCTGGAGAATGAGCGGGGAGACGCGATGTGCTTGGCGCATCCCGGGCAACGGGTGGTGCTGTGCTGTGAGCATCCGGAATGCGGTTCGGATATCTTTCTGCGCCAAATCCAAGATCGGACCAGGAAGCAGCCGCGATGA
- a CDS encoding PHP domain-containing protein, protein MPGIDLHTHSTASDGTLSPTELIQAAKNADLEAIALTDHDTTGGLKEAAAAAEAVGVEFIPGCELSVVSQNGNMHILGYWIPVGPSKLSETLRFLRDRRHERNHLIMAKLKALGMDISYDDVLAVSGGDAVGRPHIAQVMHAKGYVRELSDAFKDYLGSEGKAYVPKEKLGPRRAIELLKSVGATVVLAHPFLLGLKGADLRGVLKQLKEFGLDGIEAIYTLHRPDQTRLYLDIARDMDFLVTGGSDFHGAVKPNVRLGTGFGELCVPASLLATMKEHRVKLGLPV, encoded by the coding sequence ATGCCCGGAATCGACCTGCATACTCATTCAACGGCCTCGGACGGCACCCTGTCGCCCACGGAATTGATTCAGGCGGCAAAGAACGCTGATCTGGAAGCCATTGCCCTGACCGACCACGACACCACCGGCGGTCTCAAGGAGGCCGCCGCTGCGGCCGAAGCCGTGGGAGTGGAATTTATTCCCGGGTGCGAGTTGAGCGTGGTTTCCCAGAACGGCAACATGCATATCCTGGGCTACTGGATCCCCGTCGGACCCAGCAAGCTGAGCGAGACGTTGCGCTTTTTGCGGGACCGTCGGCATGAGCGCAACCATCTGATCATGGCCAAGCTTAAGGCCCTGGGCATGGATATTTCCTACGACGACGTTCTGGCCGTATCCGGTGGGGATGCCGTGGGCCGTCCGCACATTGCCCAGGTTATGCATGCCAAAGGCTACGTTCGAGAGCTGAGCGACGCCTTCAAGGACTACCTCGGTTCCGAGGGCAAAGCCTACGTTCCCAAGGAAAAACTTGGTCCCCGCCGGGCCATCGAACTCTTGAAATCCGTGGGCGCGACCGTGGTGCTGGCCCATCCGTTCCTGCTCGGGCTGAAGGGGGCGGATCTGCGCGGCGTGTTGAAGCAGCTCAAGGAATTTGGACTGGACGGCATTGAGGCCATCTATACGCTGCATCGGCCGGACCAGACACGGCTTTATCTCGATATTGCGCGGGACATGGACTTTCTGGTCACCGGCGGTTCCGACTTCCACGGCGCGGTCAAGCCGAATGTTCGGCTGGGCACTGGTTTCGGCGAGTTGTGTGTCCCCGCTTCCCTGCTGGCGACCATGAAGGAACACCGAGTCAAGCTGGGTCTGCCCGTTTAG
- a CDS encoding flagellar protein FlaG, with protein MLNVPESDKLGALNHDKGRDEQKGDDARRKGRSALMEAMDVAEEHLKGTGLNVRLKVADKSERLQVEVFDPKTKEVLRRFPPDEIIRLAESIEEMAGLIVDRSL; from the coding sequence GTGTTGAACGTGCCTGAAAGCGACAAGCTCGGCGCACTCAACCATGACAAGGGTCGCGATGAGCAGAAGGGCGATGATGCTCGCCGGAAAGGAAGAAGCGCCTTGATGGAGGCCATGGATGTGGCTGAAGAGCATCTGAAGGGAACCGGACTGAATGTTCGCCTGAAGGTCGCGGACAAGAGCGAGCGGCTTCAGGTGGAGGTGTTTGATCCGAAAACCAAGGAAGTCCTGCGGCGTTTTCCTCCGGATGAAATCATTCGGCTGGCCGAGTCCATTGAGGAAATGGCCGGCTTGATCGTGGACAGATCGCTTTAG
- a CDS encoding flagellin has product MSLTINNNLMAQNAARNLSAAYGRLGTSTERLSSGLRINSAADDAAGLAIRELMRAEISSMRQGIRNANDAISMIQTADGALAVIDEKLIRMKELATQAATGTYNSDQRLIIDSEYQAMASEITRIANATKFNGIYLLNGNLSTGSGNPADWGGDHNGAGLISSGPLKIHFGPSNNSAEDYYYIAIGNSTASALGVGNAANRNYRSASTLEGRAGFSISTQEGAQLALDALENAILSKDNIRASLGALQNRLANTITNLSIQAENLQAAESRISDADVALEMTEFVRNQIITQAAVAMLAQANSLPRMAMQLISG; this is encoded by the coding sequence ATGTCCCTGACAATCAACAACAATTTAATGGCACAGAACGCCGCCAGGAATCTGTCCGCAGCCTACGGCAGACTCGGGACGTCCACGGAGCGGCTTTCTTCGGGATTGCGCATCAACAGCGCCGCGGACGACGCCGCCGGGCTGGCCATCCGTGAACTGATGCGAGCGGAGATTTCCTCCATGCGCCAAGGCATTCGCAACGCCAACGACGCCATTTCCATGATCCAGACCGCGGACGGCGCCCTGGCCGTCATCGACGAGAAGCTGATCAGGATGAAGGAACTGGCCACCCAGGCGGCCACCGGCACCTACAACTCCGACCAGCGCCTGATTATCGACTCGGAATATCAGGCCATGGCCTCGGAAATCACCCGAATCGCCAATGCAACGAAGTTCAATGGCATTTACCTGCTGAACGGCAATCTTTCCACAGGCTCTGGAAACCCAGCGGACTGGGGCGGAGATCATAACGGTGCCGGCCTTATCTCCAGTGGTCCTTTGAAAATTCACTTCGGGCCATCCAACAACAGCGCCGAGGACTACTACTACATTGCCATCGGTAACTCCACGGCATCCGCTCTCGGGGTCGGCAATGCGGCAAACCGAAACTATCGAAGCGCTTCCACCCTTGAAGGAAGGGCAGGTTTTTCCATCTCCACCCAAGAGGGAGCTCAGCTCGCCCTCGACGCCCTGGAAAACGCCATCCTTTCCAAGGACAATATTCGCGCCAGTCTTGGTGCCTTGCAGAATCGCCTGGCCAACACCATCACCAACCTGTCCATCCAGGCCGAAAACCTGCAGGCCGCGGAGTCTCGGATTTCCGACGCGGACGTGGCCTTGGAAATGACCGAATTCGTCCGCAACCAGATCATCACCCAGGCGGCGGTGGCCATGCTGGCTCAGGCCAACTCCCTGCCTCGAATGGCCATGCAGCTCATCAGCGGCTAA
- the rnc gene encoding ribonuclease III, producing MDDIEQVQARIRYAFGDVKLLNEALTHSSYANESPGRGQSNERLEFLGDAVLELSITEELYVRYPEANEGQLTTFRAMLVNEGVLAGLSRKLKIDRVLLLGHGEENQGGRQRQSLLSDAFEALLGAIFLDGGYAVAKQWALERFVGLWPRQMELPVEKDHKTKLQELTQQHCRDRPVYVLEGSSGPEHERTFHILLKLPTGEEFRDSGSSVKKAEQNAARQAMVFLKQGDPVS from the coding sequence ATGGATGACATTGAGCAGGTGCAGGCGCGTATTCGGTATGCGTTTGGTGATGTCAAATTATTGAACGAGGCCCTGACGCACAGTTCTTATGCAAACGAGTCGCCCGGAAGAGGCCAGAGCAACGAGCGTCTGGAATTTCTGGGGGACGCGGTTCTGGAGCTGAGCATTACCGAGGAATTGTATGTTCGCTATCCGGAGGCCAACGAGGGCCAGTTGACTACGTTCCGGGCCATGCTGGTGAATGAAGGTGTTTTAGCGGGGTTGAGCCGGAAGCTGAAGATCGACCGAGTCCTTTTGCTGGGGCATGGTGAAGAGAACCAGGGAGGGCGACAGCGTCAATCGCTGCTCAGCGACGCCTTTGAGGCGCTTCTTGGAGCGATTTTTCTGGATGGGGGATATGCGGTGGCCAAGCAGTGGGCTCTGGAGCGGTTCGTCGGACTGTGGCCCAGGCAGATGGAATTGCCCGTGGAAAAGGATCACAAGACGAAGCTCCAAGAGTTGACCCAGCAACATTGCCGGGACCGTCCGGTATATGTTTTGGAGGGAAGTTCAGGGCCGGAGCACGAGCGAACGTTTCATATCCTGCTTAAATTGCCCACTGGCGAGGAGTTTCGGGATTCGGGCAGCAGCGTCAAAAAGGCCGAGCAGAATGCCGCCCGCCAAGCCATGGTATTCCTCAAACAAGGTGACCCCGTGTCATGA